Part of the Mytilus trossulus isolate FHL-02 chromosome 2, PNRI_Mtr1.1.1.hap1, whole genome shotgun sequence genome is shown below.
TCAAAAATCATTTGTCCAAACAGAAATGGGTAGGAAACTTCTGCATAGTGTGCATGATTCAGAGAAGGTATTAAATAATGCTGTTACTGTATTGCATGAACAAGGCACACAAATTGAATCATCTTTTGCAACCATGCATGATATTAACAATGATCTTGACATTGCAGACAGTATAGTTTCTGGTCTAGATAGCTGGCTAGGGAAGTGGAAAATACCACAACAGTACAAAAGAGAAAGCTTAGAAATAATTCAAAGCAAAGATTTGCCTACTGAGTTAGACTATGagattttatatacaaaacttgAAATGGGAAAGATGAATTATCAACACTTGGGAATTTTAAGAGTCTGTATCCAAGGTCTGTTCATTATGACTGAAAAACAGAAGGTTGTGCATAATTTTGATTGGAGAGCTATATCTTTGGTGAAAGTTTTGTCACTTTGTGAAATCACAGTAACACAATATCGGATAGGTCAACAAGATTTGACTTATGACTTTGTGTGTACAAATTTTCTACCTGTGCTTAGACTTCTTGATGCAAAACTGAAAAGTAAAGTAGAGTTTATGGAAGATGTcttcaaagaagaaaaaatgaagaaaatgagaAAACAGAAGCCACTTATTGATTCTACAGACATGGCAAAAGGTGAAACAATTTTGGGTTATCTAACTTGATTGGTGTAatacattataaattttataatttgagaATCTAAGACTAATTATCAGCTTTAATGACTAGAATTAAACATTTCAACTTCCGTTAcatcaaagagaaaaaaatcatatttgaataattaaagaaaaattaggaaattttggaaataaatatGACAACCTATACACGTATAGATAGGTTTCAAATGAAGTACATGTAATTTAAGCTTgattgagttatttcccttggtGTCCATGTTTGAGGGATAAAATGATGGATACATTTCTACTTGTATTCATTCTACCAATATGCAATGCATACAAGTGACTTTAATCTGATAAGAGATCCTTTCTTCGTGGTAGTGATAAATTAAGTAAAGcgaaaagaattaaaaaaatattcagaaaacCCTCTTTATAAAGTCTAGCAGTCAGTATAACAAGTTGACTTTGTCAGGATTATGAATGAATTCGCACACTTCTGACATGAAAAAAGGGGAAGTTGCTCCTgctcaaattttgttaaataaaaactaACTTTCGTCAAGAATGATCTTAAAAATAGCCagtagacatacatgtacaatgtacagtagtatactaaatgaaaaaaaaatagctgtATACTTTTCCATTAGTCACAAAAGAGCAACTCAcacttttacatataaaaaaccAACACCATCAGGGGATTTCTTAGATTTCTTggcgtcgttgttaactttaccaaaatcttctcctctgaaactaccaggccaaatttaaccaaacttggccacaatcatcattggagtatctagtttataaaatctgtacggtgacccggccaaccaaccaaaatggccaccatggctaaaaatagaacataggggtaaaatgtagattttggcttataactcaaaaaccaaagcatttagagcaaatctgacgtggtGTAGAATTGTTTATGAGATAATGatgtatctgccctgaaattttttagataaatcagattgttgggttgctgcccatgaattggtagttttaaagaattatttccgtttttggttattatcttgaatactgtTAAAGAAAGAGAAtaagagataaattgtaaacagcaataatgttcagcaaaataagaactacaaataagtcaacatgaccaaaatggtcagttgacccctcaaggagttattgccctttatagacaatttttaacaattttcatttatttggtaaatttttacaaaatattttcctctgtgtAACTGAAGGGCCAACTTTATTATGATAGaaaaaattgtaagtagcaagaatgttcagtaaagtaagatctacaaacacatcaccatcatcaaaacacaatctGCTGAATGAGTTGCTTaacctataatttttttttcataggtGAATTGTTTTCTAAAGTAGACGATGAGAAAACAATTTGTTATAACACAGTCCCTGCATACCTAGCTCAACCATCATCTGTTTACCAGGAAGGTGCTGAAGTTCTCTGTCAGAAACAGATTGTTACAGATGAAGAAGTAGCAGAAATAAGTCAGACTCTACAGAATATTAAATCAGTGGCTTTGTCTACACAACAAGAATTAGACATCCAAATGGACAACATTGAGAAGTTATCAGATAATGTTGACAAAGCTAACCAAAGAGTAAAGGAAACTGTTAGACATATCAATAAACTTACATGAAATGACAACATTGAGAAGTTATCAGATAATGTAGACAAAGCTAACCAAAGAGTAAAGGAAACTGTTAGACATATCAATAAACTTACATGAAATGACAATTTACTGGGTATCTTTTAAACTATTGAAAGGATGGTTCTTTTAACGACAACCTTAATTTAAACTGATCTTCTTCAATTAAAACTGAAAACTGAATCCGAATtgacataaataatattaagaaaagcaaaaataaactCTCTGGaataaatggaagtttttaacgatcTTGATCAGCTATACAATTCTCTGGAGGCAAAATATActaaagggacattcaaactcgtaAGTAAAAACCCTGATGAAGCCAGGgttaaaaaacaattaagaacaccaaacaaaacacaacagagAAAACcatagactgagcaacacaaaaaGACCAGCAAAAACTGGGGTTAAGTCAGGTGCTCTTGAAGGGtcagcagatcctgctccacatgtggcacccttcTTGTTGTTCATTTTAGTACAA
Proteins encoded:
- the LOC134706272 gene encoding synaptosomal-associated protein 47-like — protein: MFNPGEVTIRSWSVSFYDNESRKWKYGVLKLTPEYIEFLEEVTETAHPYIKLLHHYAVTDIKKSLTGLVYRALVITLVDKTKYWVSSLADQTSLYNVLQYFQHQNLFSEAKKKSQTDTQKSFVQTEMGRKLLHSVHDSEKVLNNAVTVLHEQGTQIESSFATMHDINNDLDIADSIVSGLDSWLGKWKIPQQYKRESLEIIQSKDLPTELDYEILYTKLEMGKMNYQHLGILRVCIQGLFIMTEKQKVVHNFDWRAISLVKVLSLCEITVTQYRIGQQDLTYDFVCTNFLPVLRLLDAKLKSKVEFMEDVFKEEKMKKMRKQKPLIDSTDMAKGELFSKVDDEKTICYNTVPAYLAQPSSVYQEGAEVLCQKQIVTDEEVAEISQTLQNIKSVALSTQQELDIQMDNIEKLSDNVDKANQRVKETVRHINKLT